The Lycium barbarum isolate Lr01 chromosome 12, ASM1917538v2, whole genome shotgun sequence genome includes a region encoding these proteins:
- the LOC132622488 gene encoding uncharacterized protein LOC132622488, whose amino-acid sequence MKNFMVCPNKEKLRTKDHKCKLIFTQKTIVEEIQDLYFNMCIFKFRPYEQLSNPQDFDDTELFDVIGQIVSYGDVQSVNQDGNVRMFMNVELQDYKSNNISATFWGDFVEQIKPHLIESNDKPVVVVMQLVRAHRFREQYSVRNTWHVSKLWINSDLPQILDFSSRIVSVCGESSQIITQISSQKTHSIEDELASGSVGFKTIEALIDSKHPGNFWIVATIVYIDLEHGWSYLACKMCAKKVEPEGNKFYCKKCGQVPSASHRFKLKLGVIDDTGTIILMMWDRDATKMIGKSANDLKNVVSETSGAADDSSIPIEIENFIEKRYMFKVDVQNSNCENQDEVFKVLTFTDDEDIIEK is encoded by the exons ATGAAGAATTTCATGGTTTGTCCAAATAAGGAGAAACTGAGGACCAAAGACCACAAGTGTAAGTTGATTTTCACGCAGAAGACCATTGTTGAGGAAATACAGGATCTATATTTCAACATGTGTATCTTCAAATTCAGACCCTATGAGCAGTTGTCTAATCCACAGGACTTTGACGACACCGAACTATTCG atgtTATCGGCCAAATTGTGAGTTATGGGGACGTACAGTCTGTCAACCAAGATGGTAACGTCCGGATGTTCATGAACGTTGAGCTGCAGGATTATAA GAGCAACAACATATCTGCAACATTTTGGGGCGACTTTGTGGAACAGATCAAGCCACATTTGATTGAATCGAATGATAAGCCTGTTGTCGTCGTCATGCAGTTGGTTAGAGCACATCGATTTCGAG AACAATATTCAGTGAGGAACACTTGGCACGTTTCCAAGCTTTGGATCAATTCAGATCTTCCTCAAATTCTTGACTTTAGCTCCAG AATCGTCTCAGTGTGTGGAGAAAGCTCGCAAATAATTACTCAAATTTCGTCTCAAAAGACTCATTCTATTGAAGATGAATTAGCATCTGGAAGTGTTGGATTTAAAACTATTGAGGCTTTGATTGACTCTAAGCAT CCGGGAAACTTCTGGATTGTAGCAACCATTGTATACATAGACCTAGAGCACGGATGGTCTTATTTAGCATGCAAAATGTGCGCAAAGAAGGTTGAGCCAGAGGGGAATAAGTTCTATTGTAAAAAATGCGGGCAAGTTCCATCTGCCAGTCATCG GTTCAAGCTAAAATTAGGAGTGATAGATGATACCGGTACAATTATTTTGATGATGTGGGATAGGGATGCAACAAAAATGATCGGAAAGTCAGCAAATGATTTAAAAAATGTTGTATCTGAG ACTTCTGGTGCTGCAGATGACTCTTCAATACCAATAGAGATAGAAAATTTTATTGAAAAAAGATACATGTTTAAAGTGGATGTTCAGAACTCCAACTGTGAGAATCAAGATGAAGTCTTTAAAGTTCTTACGTTTACTGATGACGAGGATATTATAGAAAAATAA